The Pseudomonas sp. FP2309 genomic sequence GCTTTGCTGTGCAAAGCGGTCAGCTGACTGACTTAGGGGTCATTATCCAGACGCCGGTCAAGGACCGCCTGGTATTTGTGCATAGTCAGCCCCCCGCCAACGAGTCCACGCGAGAGCGTGTCCAAGCCTTATTTCCCGGTCTGAGCCCGCTGCTCGCCAAGCCAACGCTGTCATGGGATGGCCAAACCGTAAAGGCCGACATGACAAGCGCCTTTGAACTGAGCAAAGCCCTCAGCTTCGGCGTTATGTCGCTGCAGCAGACTACCGAAAACACTTTTATCTACGCCAGTGCCAACGGCGTGATCTATGAATGGACGCCCGGACAACCCGCCGTTGCGCATGATGTAGGGGTGCGCAACGCCATCGAATCGGCCCTCGTCACCGGCGCCGGAACCTGGCTGGCAGGCGGGGAATTGGGCACATTGCGTCAATCGGATGACCAAGGAAGGCATTGGCGGTCCATCCGAGGCAACCTGCCTTTTGGCGTCGTTACCAACTTGCACCAATGGAAGGACCAGGTCATCGCAACCACATTGCGCGGAAACAGTATCTACATTCACAGCGCACCACTGGGTAGCGATCACTGGACGCAGTTGGCGCGCTACGAAAAGGAACTCTCCCTGCGCGCGCTCTCTGAGCTGTTCCCTACCAGGTCTTACTTGCTGGGAAACGAGTTGGTCAGCTCTGTGCCCGGTGACAAGGTCGGCGTGTTGAATCTTGAAAACCGGCAGTCCGCGCTCTACCCGCTGCCGGGTGGCATTTCTCTGTTCTGGGCTTCCAACGATGGCGTGCTGCATTGCAGCTGTGCGGCATCAATGATTTTCAACCCCTATGAAAGCCATGACCACGGCAAGACCTGGCAAGACTCGACCCACACGCGATATATGTTTGGCTCCAACTTCAGGGACAAGAACAACGGCGTCGCCCTGCACTATGTGCTCTATTCCGATATGCGCATGGCCTATACGCAAAACGGTGGCACTACATGGACCGAAACGACCGCACTCTCCCCCACCCTGATCAATGAGTTCTTCTACAGCCGCGACGGCAAATCGGTGTTCGCCTCAATGGTCAACGGCAACTTGCTGCAGTCCAAGGATGACGGGCGTAGCTGGACCGCCGCCATCCGATAAATACAGGCCATGAAACGCCCCTGTTGCGAGCTAATCTGCACCTCGCAACAGGGGCCAGCGGGTCTTACATCAACGGAATCGAATAGCTCACAAACAACCGGTTCTGATCCTGGTCCCGCGCCACTTCACTGCGGGACATCCCGTTGCGCCAGCCAAACCCGACGTTCTTGAACGTGCCGCTCTGCACCACGTAATCCAGGGAGATATCCCGTTCCCACTCGCTGGCATCGTTGCCGCTGGCGGTGAGGATATGCTCGCCCTTGAGGTACATCACCGACGCCTTGAGGCCCGGTACGCCGAGGGATGCGAAGTCATACGCATACTGTGCAAACGCCGTGCGCTCGCCGGCCTGGATGAACGTTTGCACGGTGCGGTCGGTGTAGAGGTACAGGCTGGCACCGCCCTCGCCTTTGCCCACCAGGCCGCCCTGGTTGAGTTGGGCGAAGTTGCTGTCGTCCGAGACTTGCTGATAACCGGCGGTGATCGCGTGCGGGCCCAGGGAGTAGATGAACGCCGCGCTCCAGGTGTTGTTGTCGATTTCACCGTTGCCGTTCTTGGTGTAACCGCCGAACTTGTAGCCTTCGGCACGGCCGGCGGCGCTGCTGTTTTTGCCGTCGGCGGTGGTCTTGAAGTAGCGCAGGTCAGTCTTCAACGAGCCGTATTCGCCCAGCGGCAACACGTGGATCAACCCGGCGAAGTGTTGCTGGTAATAGTCCTCGAGGTTGGCGTAGTAGTACTGCAGCATCAGGTCTTTGGTCAGTTTGTAGTCAGCGCCGGCGTAGGTGAATGTGTTGCTTTCACGGGTGCCACCGGCCGCGGCCAGGCCGCTGCTGTCGCTGGAACCACGGCCGGTGGTGTGTTGCAGTTGGCCGCCGACCAGCGTCAGGTTGTCGATGTCGTTACTGGTGACTTGCCCACCCTCAAACGACTGCGGCAACAGGCGCCCGTCGTTGCTCACCAGAATCGGCAGGTTCGGGCGCAGGTAGCCGTAGCGCGCTTCGGTCTTGGCAAAGCGCGCTTTGGCCGTGGCGCCGCCACGAGCCCAGTTGTCAGCGGCTTTGCCGTCATCGCTGGGGATCATCGAGCTGCCCACATGGCGCCCGCCGCCGCTGTCGAGGGTCACACCAAGCATGCCGATGGCATCCAGGCCGAACCCTACGGTGCCGTCGGTAAAGCCCGACTGGTAGTTGAGGATAAAAGCCTGGCCCCACTCCTCCGTCTTGGACGGCGCGGCCGTTCCGTCGCGGTTATCGTTATTGAAATAGAAGTTACGCAGGCCCAGGTTGGCTTTGCTGTCGCTCAAGAAGTCCGCAGAAGCCAAGGGGCTCAGGACAATACCCAAGCCACCGGTCAACAGACTCAATACATTCAACGTTGCTTTCATCAGGACGAACTCCGGCGCGGAATCCAAGTTCCGGGCGCAAAAAAGAGCAGCAGGATGCCGTCGGCCACACGTTAAGTTGGCCGGGGCGTTAACGGTTATTCAGCGAGTCAGTTGAGTGAAGTGAAACCTCCGTACAACCTCAGTCAATCAATCCATGAGCGTCATAAAACGGATACGGGCCCGGGTAGTCCCCGAACACGCCGTTGTGGCTGATCAGCCCTTGCTGTGCCTCCCAGCGATGCAACAGATACCCCGCCGGCTCCAGGTTGAAATGCGCAGGCGCCGCCGCCTGCAGATCCAGCACGATCTGATGGGACGTGCCGGGGCACACACAACTGAGGCTGCCACCGAAACGTCGCTGCATCGGCCGGTGCAGGTGCCCGCATAACAGGCGTTCCACTTGCGGGTGGCGGGCGACGACCGCTTCCAGGGCGGCGGCATTGATAAAGGGTTCGCGGTCCATATGGCCGATGCCGCTGATAAAGGGCGGGTGATGCAGGATCAGCAAGGTCGGCACATCGGGGCGCAACGCCAGTTGGGCGTCGAGCCACTGCACCTGGCTGTCGAGCAACTGGCCGCCGTGGCCACCGGGAATGGTGGAGTCCAGGCCAATCAGTCGCAGCGGATGCGCGTCCACCACCCAATCCAACGGGCCGTCTGCCGAACGCGGCAAGTAGGCGTGGTCGCTGAATGCATCCAACAGCGGCCCACGGCTGTCATGGTTACCCGGCACCAGGTAGCACGGCATGTGCAGGCGCGCGAGTTCCGGGTGCAGCACGGCGTATTCATCGGCGCGGCCGAAGTCCACCAGGTCGCCGCTGACCACCACGATATCCGGCCGTGGCTGGCTGGCATTCAGGTGGTCGACGGCACGGCGCAGCGCGCCCAGGGTATCCACGACGCCATAGGTGAGGCGCTGGCCGGCTTTAAGGTGCAGGTCGCTGATCTGTGCGACTAAAAACGGACGATTCACAAGCAGACTCTCATGCATTGAGGGTGAACAATTTATGCGGCGCAACTGCCAGAGCCATCGGCGCGCCGACGGCGTACAGGTGGTTGTCGCTGCAGTCCACCAACAGCGGTTGCGGGCCGCCTACGTCCACCAGCAGGCGACTTTGGGCGCCCTGGAAAAACTGCGCGAGCAGATGCCCGTGCAGATGCCCTTCGTGTTCCATCACCCGCAGGTGTTCGGGGCGGCAGTACACGGTATTGGGCAGATTAGCTTCGTGCCAGGGCAACTCGCCGCCGCAGACTTTCAAGCCGTGAGTGGACGGCTCGATGACCTCAAAAGCGTTCAGGTTGCCGACGAAACCGGCGACGAAGGCATTCGCGGGTTTCTGGTAGATCTCCCGTGGGCTGGCCAGTTGCGCGATGCGCCCGTGTTCCATCACCAGGATGCGGTCGCCCAGGGCCATGGCTTCGCCCTGGTCGTGGGTGACGAACACCGAGGTAATGCCCAGGCCCCGCAGCAGTTCATTGAGCTCACTGCGCAGGCGCTCACGCAATTGCGCATCGAGGGCTGCCAGCGGTTCATCGAGCAGCAGCACCTTGGGGCGCGGTGCCAGGGCCCGGGCGAGCGCCACGCGCTGGCGTTGGCCGCCGGACAACTCATGGATGCTGCGTTTGCCGTGCTGTTGCAAACCCACCAGCTCCAGCAGCTCTTCGCAACGCTGAGTACGCTCGCGCGGCGCCACGCCGCGAATCTTCAGGCCATAGACGATGTTCCCCGCCACATCGAGATTGGGAAACAGCGCGTAGTTCTGAAACACCATGCCCACATCACGCCGCTCGATGGGCAGACGCGTCACATCCGTGTCACCGAACAGCACCTGGCCGATGTCCGGGCGTTCCAGGCCGGCGATCAGACGCAGGGTGGTAGTTTTGCCACAGCCGGACGGTCCGAGGATCGCCAGGGTTTCGCCGCCTTCGACGGTCAAGTTCAGGTCATGCACGGCCACGGTGCCGTCGGCGAATGCCTTGCGACAGCCTTGCAGGCGGATAGTGATAGCGGTCATCGACGCTCTCCACGGGACAAACGGGCACTGATGGCCTGCAACGCAATCAGCAGCGGCACGATCATCAGCAAAAAGATCAGGGTGTAGGCACTGGCGATTTCCAGACGCGCCGAGGCATAACTGTCGGCCAGGCCCACCGGCAGGGTTTTGGTCATTGGCGTGTGCAGCATCCAGGTCAGGTTGAATTCACCCAGGGACAAGGTGACCACCATCAGCACCCCGGCCAGAATCCCCGCCCGGCAGTTGGGCACCACCACGCTGAAAAAGCGTTTGATGGGGCCAGCGCCCAGGCTGGCAGCCGCTTCTTCCAACACCGGCAGTTGCTGGCGCTGCATCACCGCCATCACCGGGCGTACCAGAAATGGCAGGGTAAACAGCACATGCCCGACCAGGATGAAGACCCAACTGCTGCGAAACGTGCCGAACTGCCCGTAGGTCAGCAGCAACGCCAGCGCACTGGCCAGGCCCGGCATCGCCACCGGCAGCACCATCAACTCTTCAAAGGCGCGGCTGAAGCGGTTGTTCATGCGCACCAGGGCGTAGGCCGCCGGAACGCCGACCACACACACGCACACCGCGCAGGCCACGGCCAGTTGCAGCGACAGCCACACGGTCGGTGAATAGGCCTGCCACACTTGCACCAGCCAGTCGAAGGTCAGGCCGCTGGACACACCGACAAAGAAGTTGCGCGTCAACCCGGCCACCAGCGACATGAGCACCGGCACCAACATGAAGGCGCACACCAGCAGGGTGAACAGCAGTTGCACCACGAACAGCGATGAGCGCTTCACAGGACCGTCCCCGCGTTTTTCACCAGGCGCCGCGTGAGCAGCAACACCGCCCACGTCACCGCGCCCAGCACCACCGACAGCGCTGCCGCCACGGCAAAGTTGGCGTAATTGGTGAACACGTTGTAGATCGCCACAGGGGTGACGTTCAGCCGCGTGCCCAAGGTAAAGGCCGTGCCGAAGGCGCCCATGGACGTGGCAAAACAGATCGCCCCGCACGACGCCAGCGCTGGCGCGAGGCCCGGCACGATCACGTCGCACACCACGCGCCAATGTCCCGCGCCCAAGGAATGCGCGGCTTCTTCGAGGCTGCGGTCGAGACTCTCGCAAGCGGCCATCACCGTGAGGATCACCCGTGGGATCGAGAAGTACAGGTAGCCCACGAACAACCCGGCCAACGAGTAGGCGAAGATCCAGCGCTCACCGGCCAGGTGCAGGCCCAGGGACGCCAGCAATCCCTGGCGCCCCGCCAACAGGATCACCAGAAAGCCCACCACCACGCCGGGAAACGCCAGCGGAAACGTGAGCAGCGCCACCAGCGCCGAGCGCCCGAAAAACTGCTGCCGCGCGAGGAACACCCCGCTGATACCGCCCACCAGCAAGGCCGCGAACGTGACCACCATCGCCAGCCCACAGGTTTGCACCAGGCTGCCCACGTACTGTGCGCTGCTGAGCACTTGCCAATAACCGCTGCCATGGCTGTCGCGGCTCTCGGTGCCCAGCACGATCAAGTGCGCCAGCGGCAACAACCAGAACGCCAGCAGCACCGCAAAGGCCGGGGCCAACGCCAGGGCCGCATGTTTGGACGACGTTGCCACTTACTTGACCTCGTTCAAGTAGCGGGCGGCGAAGGCTTCCTGCACGGCGGCCATTTTCTGGTAATCCACCACACCGGCGCGGGCGTAGTCGCTGTCCGGCAGAAATTGCGCGGCGACCTCAGCCGGCATCTGCACCGGGCGCACCGGGCGCAGGTAAGCCTTGGCCCACAGCGCCTGGCCGGCGTCGGAGAGCACAAAATCCAGCACCTTCTCGCCGTTGGCGCGGTGCGGCGCGTTGGCCACCAGGCTCATCACATAGGGCACGCTGATGCTGCCTTCCTTGGGGATCACGAAATCAACGTGGGCGTTGTCTTTGTAGCGTGCGCGGTAGGCGTTGAAGTCGTAGTCCACCAGGATCGGCAACTCACCGGACAGCACCCGTGCGTAGGCCGTCTGCTTGGGCACGATGGGGGCGTTTTTGGCCAGTTTCTGGAAGTAGTCGATGGCCGGCGCGAAGTTGTCCAGATCGCCGCCCAGGGCGCGGTTGATTGCCACTGCGGAAACGTAGCCGACAAAGGCGCTGGAGGGATCGAGGTAACCGACCATGCCTTTGTATTCGGGCTTGAGCAGGTCGGCCCAGCTTTGCGGCACCGGCAGGCCGCCCAGGGCATCGACGTTGACCATGATGCCCAAGGTGCCGGAGTGGATCGCGAACCACT encodes the following:
- a CDS encoding OprD family porin, with product MKATLNVLSLLTGGLGIVLSPLASADFLSDSKANLGLRNFYFNNDNRDGTAAPSKTEEWGQAFILNYQSGFTDGTVGFGLDAIGMLGVTLDSGGGRHVGSSMIPSDDGKAADNWARGGATAKARFAKTEARYGYLRPNLPILVSNDGRLLPQSFEGGQVTSNDIDNLTLVGGQLQHTTGRGSSDSSGLAAAGGTRESNTFTYAGADYKLTKDLMLQYYYANLEDYYQQHFAGLIHVLPLGEYGSLKTDLRYFKTTADGKNSSAAGRAEGYKFGGYTKNGNGEIDNNTWSAAFIYSLGPHAITAGYQQVSDDSNFAQLNQGGLVGKGEGGASLYLYTDRTVQTFIQAGERTAFAQYAYDFASLGVPGLKASVMYLKGEHILTASGNDASEWERDISLDYVVQSGTFKNVGFGWRNGMSRSEVARDQDQNRLFVSYSIPLM
- a CDS encoding phosphodiesterase; the encoded protein is MNRPFLVAQISDLHLKAGQRLTYGVVDTLGALRRAVDHLNASQPRPDIVVVSGDLVDFGRADEYAVLHPELARLHMPCYLVPGNHDSRGPLLDAFSDHAYLPRSADGPLDWVVDAHPLRLIGLDSTIPGGHGGQLLDSQVQWLDAQLALRPDVPTLLILHHPPFISGIGHMDREPFINAAALEAVVARHPQVERLLCGHLHRPMQRRFGGSLSCVCPGTSHQIVLDLQAAAPAHFNLEPAGYLLHRWEAQQGLISHNGVFGDYPGPYPFYDAHGLID
- a CDS encoding ABC transporter ATP-binding protein; this translates as MTAITIRLQGCRKAFADGTVAVHDLNLTVEGGETLAILGPSGCGKTTTLRLIAGLERPDIGQVLFGDTDVTRLPIERRDVGMVFQNYALFPNLDVAGNIVYGLKIRGVAPRERTQRCEELLELVGLQQHGKRSIHELSGGQRQRVALARALAPRPKVLLLDEPLAALDAQLRERLRSELNELLRGLGITSVFVTHDQGEAMALGDRILVMEHGRIAQLASPREIYQKPANAFVAGFVGNLNAFEVIEPSTHGLKVCGGELPWHEANLPNTVYCRPEHLRVMEHEGHLHGHLLAQFFQGAQSRLLVDVGGPQPLLVDCSDNHLYAVGAPMALAVAPHKLFTLNA
- a CDS encoding ABC transporter permease gives rise to the protein MKRSSLFVVQLLFTLLVCAFMLVPVLMSLVAGLTRNFFVGVSSGLTFDWLVQVWQAYSPTVWLSLQLAVACAVCVCVVGVPAAYALVRMNNRFSRAFEELMVLPVAMPGLASALALLLTYGQFGTFRSSWVFILVGHVLFTLPFLVRPVMAVMQRQQLPVLEEAAASLGAGPIKRFFSVVVPNCRAGILAGVLMVVTLSLGEFNLTWMLHTPMTKTLPVGLADSYASARLEIASAYTLIFLLMIVPLLIALQAISARLSRGERR
- a CDS encoding iron ABC transporter permease encodes the protein MATSSKHAALALAPAFAVLLAFWLLPLAHLIVLGTESRDSHGSGYWQVLSSAQYVGSLVQTCGLAMVVTFAALLVGGISGVFLARQQFFGRSALVALLTFPLAFPGVVVGFLVILLAGRQGLLASLGLHLAGERWIFAYSLAGLFVGYLYFSIPRVILTVMAACESLDRSLEEAAHSLGAGHWRVVCDVIVPGLAPALASCGAICFATSMGAFGTAFTLGTRLNVTPVAIYNVFTNYANFAVAAALSVVLGAVTWAVLLLTRRLVKNAGTVL
- a CDS encoding ABC transporter substrate-binding protein, whose amino-acid sequence is MRAFRKTLAAVLLCGMAGLAQAADTAICYNCPPDWADWGTQLKAIAADTGVQVPLDNKNSGQSLAQLVAEKAAPVADVVYYGVTFGLQAQKAGVVEGYKPKGWEQIPAGLKDPAGQWFAIHSGTLGIMVNVDALGGLPVPQSWADLLKPEYKGMVGYLDPSSAFVGYVSAVAINRALGGDLDNFAPAIDYFQKLAKNAPIVPKQTAYARVLSGELPILVDYDFNAYRARYKDNAHVDFVIPKEGSISVPYVMSLVANAPHRANGEKVLDFVLSDAGQALWAKAYLRPVRPVQMPAEVAAQFLPDSDYARAGVVDYQKMAAVQEAFAARYLNEVK